The following are encoded together in the Humulus lupulus chromosome 5, drHumLupu1.1, whole genome shotgun sequence genome:
- the LOC133779395 gene encoding uncharacterized protein LOC133779395, with product MFKICYTKKDKSVVDENTKEAMLRLQEKEELNEDASKEKSMNDTFFEVMGKEKHGSVRMYGFGVCPSDVWENKSTWRRNQKEYVDALKSKINELTSQVQTLSSKQNNVNDISIVQVEAPNHNDNVTSSQLAKSACPSPNKEPQRSLLFSSSSYDTPVAEVGEVVNLKSVTNDPQTIVIGLVSSKDPSKEVGGKELGNFFSEAIVQVPIQPTEQLIRAYGCFKTIGEVVGAPIA from the exons ATGTTTAAAATTTGCTACACAAAGAAGGATAAGAGTGTTGTTGATGAAAACACAAAAGAAGCaatg ttACGATTACAAGAGAAAGAAGAATTGAATGAAGATGCTTCAAAAGAAAAGAGTATGAATGACACTTTTTTTGAAGTTATGGGTAAAGAAAAACATGGATCAGTTCGCATGTATGGATTTGGTGTTTGTCCATCTGATGTGTGGGAAAACAAATCCACTTGGAGGCGAAATCAAAAGGAGTATGTAGATGCCCTGAAATCTAAAATAAATGAGTTAACATCTCAAGTTCAAACTCTTTCGAGCAAACAAAACAATGTCAATGACATATCTATTGTACAAGTTGAG GCTCCGAATCATAATGACAATGTCACGTCTTCACAACTG GCCAAAAGTGCTTGTCCGTCACCTAACAAAGAACCACAACGTTCACTATTATTTTCATCTTCATCATATGATACTCCTGTTGCTGAA GTCGGAGAAGTGGTTAATCTTAAGAGTGTCACTAATGATCCTCAAACAATTGTTATCGGTCTAGTTAGTAGTAAGGATCCATCAAAAGAAGTTGGAGGGAAAGAGCTCGGAAATTTCTTTTCTGAAGCTATTGTTCAAGTTCCTATCCAACCTACCGAGCAATTAATTAGAGCATATGGATGTTTTAAGACAATTGGTGAAGTTGTTGGAGCACCTATTGCATGA
- the LOC133779394 gene encoding uncharacterized protein LOC133779394, with translation MLGLDYEKIDACPKDCMLYRKEHANDTECEVCSTPRSEAKVLRHFPLIPRLQRLFMSSKTSDFMTWHHKKEHTSDGCMRHPRDSPAWITFDHNHKDFAADPRNVRLGLASDGMNPFKTLSVSHNAPGNNIDVYLKPLIEELKDLWEIGVKTFDASTKKNFNMRASLLWTISDFPAYANLSGWSTKGKYACPSCHEDTCYLWLKYSKKHCYMGHRRWLVINDPFRNDEKSFDGTEEKRMAPTPLSGSMILDTLAGYQIKFGKTAVNPPFPYGWKKENAKNKDNLNARLDLKYMGIRSELHPKESESKKTVIPPACFTLSKNEKIVFCRFLKTIKVPDGYAANISRCVDVRYLSKLKSYVRNKSKPEGCIAEGYLADECLTFCSRYMEGVETKFNRKPRNYSNIESNGETLPTFQTTGRHLGKIDTETLDEDTKVKAHRYVLFNCNIVDSFIEEHRNMIAQQNSRQTTMTIDQIHSQSFPSWFANKVEELYDNGDNRVSEDLRCLEKGPNNVSFRFKRYLINGFRFHTKEIEKNLRTQNSGVIMIAKTQSFASSRDPNLVFEEVTFYGMLTDIIELDYSSENHVLLFKCDWVSRSGVKKENDCTRVNFSRLLRDNEPFILASQAEQVMYIEDLKHEGWHVALKINPRDYYNMSMQSHDENVESYVQTEVCSTTIDIADGNVSLVREDMQDITIDTSLSFDTNDMDEEA, from the exons ATGCTAGGACTTGATTACGAGAAAATTGATGCATGTCCGAAAGATTGCATGTTGTATAGAAAAGAACATGCTAATGACACAGAATGTGAAGTATGCTCTACACCAAG GAGTGAAGCTAAAGTCTTGCGCCACTTTCCGTTGATACCAAGGTTACAAAGATTATTTATGTCATCAAAAACATCTGATTTTATGACATGGCATCATAAAAAAGAGCATACAAGTGATGGTTGTATGAGACACCCAAGAGATTCTCCAGCATGGATTACTTTTGATCACAACCACAAGGATTTTGCTGCAGATCCACGAAATGTTAGACTTGGGTTAGCTTCTGATGGAATGAATCCTTTCAAAACATTAAGTGTTAGCCACA ATGCACCTGGAAATAATATTGACGTATATTTGAAGCCATTGATTGAAGAGCTAAAGGATTTATGGGAAATTGGAGTTAAAACTTTTGATGCATCTACCAAAAAGAACTTTAATATGCGGGCATCGCTACTATGGACTATCAGTGACTTTCCAGCATATGCAAACTTATCAGGATGGAGCACAAAAGGAAAATATGCGTGCCCATCTTGTCATGAAGACACTTGCTATTTGTGGTTGAAGTACAGTAAAAAACATTGTTATATGGGTCATCGACGATGGTTAGTAATCAACGATCCATTTAGAAATGATGAAAAGTCTTTTGACGGCACAGAAGAGAAAAGAATGGCTCCAACACCATTAAGTGGCTCTATGATACTGGATACGCTAGCAGGCTACCAAATTAAATTTGGGAAGACAGCGGTTAATCCTCCATTTCCATATGGTTGGAAAAAAGaga ATGCAAAAAACAAAGACAATTTGAATGCGCGTCTTGATTTAAAGTATATGGGTATTAGATCTGAACTTCATCCAAAGGAGAGTGAGTCTAAGAAAACTGTCATCCCCCCTGCATGTTTTACATTAAGCAAAAACGAAAAAATTGTCTTTTGTCGATTTCTAAAGACAATCAAAGTTCCAGATGGATATGCTGCCAACATTTCTAGATGTGTTGATGTAAG ATACTTGTCTAAGTTAAAGTCATACGTTCGGAACAAAAGCAAACCAGAAGGTTGTATTGCCGAAGGATATTTAGCTGATGAATGTTTGACATTTTGCTCAAGATACATGGAAGGTGTGGAGACGAAATTTAATCGCAAGCCTAGAAATTACAGTAATATTGAATCAAATGGAGAAACATTGCCTACTTTCCAAACGACAGGTCGACATTTGGGCAAAATAGATACAGAGACTTTAGATGAGGATACAAAAGTTAAGGCACATCGATATGTGTTATTTAATTGCAATATCGTAGATTCATTTATTGA GGAACATCGTAATATGATTGCACAACAAAACTCTCGTCAAACAACAATGACCATCGATCAGATTCATAGCCAATCATTTCCTTCATGGTTTGCTAACAAG gtagaagaattataTGATAATGGGGATAATCGAGTATCTGAAGATTTACGTTGTTTGGAAAAAGGACCAAATAATGTTTCCTTTCGATTTAAAAGATATCTAATAAATGGTTTCAGGTTTCACACAAAAGAAATCGAAAAGAACTTAagaactcaaaatagtggagttatTATGATTGCGAAGACTCAAAGTTTCGCAAGTAGTAGGGATCCAAATCTTGTTTTCGAAGAGGTTACATTTTATGGAATGTTAACTGATATTATAGAACTAGATTATTCTTCAGAAAATCATGTTTTGTTATTTAAGTGTGATTGGGTTTCAAGAAGTGGCGTTAAAAAAGAAAATGATTGCACAAGAGTCAACTTTTCAAGATTGCTACGTGACAACGAGCCCTTTATACTAGCTTCTCAAGCAGAACAAGTAATGTATATCGAAGACCTCAAACACGAAGGATGGCATGTTGCTTTAAAAATAAATCCTAGAGACTATTATAATATGAGCATGCAATCACACGATGAAAATGTGGAGTCTTATGTGCAAACTGAGGTTTGTAGCACAACTATTGATATTGCGGATGGAAATGTTAGTTTGGTTAGGGAAGATATGCAAGACATAACTATTGATACATCATTGTCATTTGATACAAATGACATGGATGAAGAAGCTTaa